In Aspergillus nidulans FGSC A4 chromosome II, a single window of DNA contains:
- a CDS encoding uncharacterized protein (transcript_id=CADANIAT00004157), producing the protein MTDSKTAAPKGPNQDDRPASPAAGELVPGIDMEHYRNTVPLWKRVWQHSLTQMMLLSIQAFCGPAMSDAIAGLGGGGLATPKVSNISNAINYAMLAIVCFLGGPLVNKIGVKWALVLGSMSFPIQGSAYYCNSKFGNQWYLIFSGAISGAGTACWYVAEAGCIMTLAPSGARGKYLALWIVSRNLGQLVGGAINLSKNHVEGADGGITPDTYIAFVIIECLALPFALLIAPFERVVRSDGTKIVMAETLSTKREFKQILKTMTSRLILLSGIWALWSFFYSCVSLSPLRRTYFSVRARALSSLISPFFCIVGCFGLGFILDMKGFSQRRRAQMGLYTVVILNVGVYIWSIIMQNKFNHHNPGHIDWNDGLYPSSFLPYFFVQTTGPLSQSYMYWLLSSFATDAQANVRNGAMFRCIEAIGQAIAYGMNTQTDSNPLIGFTPDQIPADVVAQEQNAALAKAEDV; encoded by the exons ATGACCGACTCCAAAACTGCTGCCCCCAAGGGCCCCAACCAGGATGACCGTCCTGCTTCCCCGGCTGCGGGCGAACTCGTCCCCGGGATCGACATGGAGCACTATAGAAACACGGTCCCGTTGTGGAAGCGGGTATGGCAGCACAGTCTGACGCAGATGATGCTTCTGAGTATCCAGGCCTTCTGCGGTCCCGCCATGTCCGATGCAATTGCTG GCCTCGGCGGTGGTGGTCTTGCAACACCCAAAGTATCCAACATCTCAAACGCCATAAACTACGCCATGCTTGCAATCGTTTGCTTTCTGGGCGGGCCACTGGTGAACAAGATCGGAGTCAAGTGGGCGCTGGTTCTGGGTTCCATGTCGTTTCCTATTCAGGGGTCTGCGTACTACTGCAACAGCAAGTTCGGCAATCAATGG TATCTTATTTTCAGCGGTGCCATCAGCGGCGCCGGGACGGCGTGCTGGTACGTCGCAGAGGCTGGTTGCATTATGACCCTCGCGCCGTCTGGTGCTCGTGGAAAGTATCTGGCGCTGTGGATTGTGTCGAGAAACCTCGGACAGCTTGTGGGAGGAGCCATCAA TCTGTCAAAGAACCACGTCGAAGGAGCCGATGGTGGTATCACCCCAGACACCTACATCGCCTTTGTGATTATTGAATGTCTTGC cctcccattcGCTCTGTTGATTGCTCCCTTTGAACGCGTTGTCCGTTCTGATGGGACTAAGATCGTCATGGCCGAAACCCTCTCCACCAAACGAGAGTTCAAGCAGATCCTCAAGACCATGACTTCAAGGCTTATCCTACTGTCTGGAATCTGGGCACTGTGGTCATTCTTCTACTCGTGCGTATCCCTCAGCCCGTTAAGAA GGACCTACTTCTCCGTCCGCGCCCGAGCCCTCTCGTCTCTCATCTCACCCTTTTTCTGCAT CGTCGGATGCTTCGGCCTCGGATTCATCCTCGACATGAAGGGCTTCAGCCAACGCCGCCGCGCCCAGATGGGTCTCTACACTGTTGTCATTCTTAATGTCGGTGTCTACATCTGGTCCATTATCATGCAGAACAAGTTCAACCACCATAACCCCGGCCACATTGACTGGAATGACGGACTGTATCCATCATCCTTCCTGCCGTACTTCTTCGTGCAGACAACCGGCCCGCTCTCGCAGTCGTACATGTACTGGTTGCTGTCGTCATTCGCGACAGATGCGCAGG CAAATGTCCGTAATGGCGCTATGTTTAGGTGCATTGAAGCAATTGGACAGGCCATTGCCTATGGTATGAACACTCAGACGGACAGTAATCCTTTGATCGGATT CACGCCGGACCAGATTCCTGCAGATGTAGTTGCCCAGGAGCAAAATGCCGCTCTTGCAAAGGCCGAGGATGTCTAA